From the genome of Impatiens glandulifera chromosome 9, dImpGla2.1, whole genome shotgun sequence, one region includes:
- the LOC124915085 gene encoding probable cysteine protease RD21B: protein MTFPAATTTTILLLLFSATLSLVTADMSIIDYAQTHPSISTGRSDGEIMGIHQDWMAKHGRIYNRLGEADHRFTIFKDNLLFVDGHNSVNRTYKVGLNRFADLTNQEYSSLYLGLKSDARRRFVKSKVSSRRYAVSVGDVLPAAVDWRTTGAVAPVKNQGECGSCWAFSTVAAVEGINKITTGNLIVLSEQELVDCDRTYNAGCDGGLMDYAFDFITRNGGMDTEADYPYRAADGTCDSTRENAKVVSIDGYEDVPANDEKALQNAIAHQPVSVAISASGRPLQLYVSGVFSGECGTELDHGVTAVGYGSEDGVDYWIVRNSWGEEWGEKGYFRLERNANGMGTGKCGIAMQASYPIKTSQNPTKA, encoded by the exons ATGACTTTTCCGGCCGCCACAACCACCaccatcctcctcctcctcttctccGCCACCCTCAGCCTAGTGACGGCGGACATGTCAATCATAGACTATGCCCAAACCCACCCTTCAATATCAACAGGGAGAAGCGATGGAGAAATTATGGGTATTCATCAAGATTGGATGGCCAAACATGGAAGAATCTATAACCGACTTGGGGAGGCCGACCATCGGTTCACTATTTTTAAGGATAATTTACTCTTTGTTGATGGGCATAACTCTGTAAACCGGACCTATAAGGTTGGGTTAAACCGTTTCGCTGATCTCACCAACCAGGAGTATAGTTCATTGTACCTCGGTTTGAAGAGTGATGCCCGTCGCCGCTTTGTTAAGTCAAAGGTCTCCAGCCGCCGGTATGCTGTCTCTGTCGGCGATGTTCTTCCGGCGGCCGTTGATTGGAGGACTACCGGCGCTGTTGCTCCGGTTAAGAACCAAGGAGAGTGTG GGAGTTGTTGGGCTTTCTCGACTGTGGCGGCGGTGGAAGGAATTAACAAGATAACGACAGGAAATTTGATTGTCTTGTCGGAACAGGAGTTGGTCGACTGTGACCGGACTTATAACGCGGGCTGCGATGGTGGTCTCATGGATTACGCTTTCGATTTCATCACCCGCAACGGAGGCATGGATACTGAGGCGGATTATCCTTATCGCGCTGCCGATGGCACCTGCGACTCCACTAGG GAGAATGCAAAGGTAGTGAGCATAGATGGTTATGAAGATGTGCCGGCTAATGATGAAAAGGCTCTACAGAACGCGATCGCTCATCAGCCCGTTAGCGTGGCTATTTCAGCTTCTGGCAGGCCTTTACAGCTCTATGTATCT GGGGTGTTTTCGGGTGAATGTGGAACGGAATTGGATCATGGAGTGACGGCGGTTGGATATGGAAGTGAAGATGGGGTTGATTATTGGATTGTGAGGAATTCGTGGGGAGAAGAATGGGGTGAGAAGGGATACTTTAGGTTGGAGAGGAATGCAAATGGAATGGGAACAGGGAAATGTGGAATTGCGATGCAGGCTTCTTATCCTATTAAGACTAGTCAGAACCCGACAAAAGCTTAA